The Streptomyces sp. cg36 genomic interval ATGCCACCTGACGTGTTCACCCCGCCCGCCCGATAGCGGGGGCTCCGGACACAGGAAGAGAGGGGCGGCCCGGCGGTACTGCCCCCAGAGCGCTGGGCGCCGGGCCTGGCCCGCGCGCTCCATGCTGGCGAGGGCTGGCACAGACGATAGACGCTGGGCGCTTCAGCCCGAGGCCCCGGATGTGGTGGATAGCGCCGCCAGCAGGAACCTTCATCGCGATCGCGGTGGCTGTATCTGCGGCGCCCTGGGCGAGCCGGGCGTGGGCAAGACGCGTTGCGGCGATGGCCCGGGACCGGAGCAGGCAGGGCCGCGAGGCACTGGCGGGCCTGGTACCCGGCGGTGGCATGGTTGCCGCCGGAGAGGATCAGGAGCGCGCGTTGTCTGGCGCGAACGGTGGTGAGGGCTCGACGTCCTCCGTCAGCACCCAGCGGGGCAGTCCGAGCCGGGCGCCGCAGGAGACCTGGCAGGGGGGACGCCTTCTGTGGGGTGAAGGGGAAGCCCCACGGCCACGGCGGCAGGGCCTGTGGGGCAGGGACTCGGCGACTGCGCGCGAGAAAGGGAGCAAGTGATTCCCGCCGTCCACCGGACGAAGGGCGGCGTCCGTCTCGGCCCGACTCCGCCACTCCGGGCTCCGGCGAGCCGGGCTCCTTCGGGGATGGAACTGGAGGACCCGGAGCCGGAGGACGAGGTACCGGGGCGGGCCGTCATGGCCTTTGCTCCCCGTCCTGGAGATTAGTTCGACGGCTGATGCCTACTGTTCGTAGGCCCAGGCGCGGCCCGTCTGGCGGTACTCCTCGACCGGGATCGGCTGGACGCCAGTGCGCATCCTCGCGGTGTAGAGGAGTCCGTCGAGGTGGTCGATCTCGTGGTGGATGAGCCGGGCGAGCCCGCGCTCGTACACCGTGGTGACGATGGCACCGTCGAGCGCGGTGGATTCCACGGTGATCCGCAGTGGGCGGGGGACCATGCCCCGAACATCGAAGAAGGACAGGCAGCCCTCGTACTGCTCGTCCATCTCCTCGGAGGCCGCGATGATGCAGGGGTTGAGGAGTACGATCGGCTCCGCGCCTCCCGGGGCGGGTCGTACGGCGGCGGCCGCGCGGGCGATGCCGATTTGCGGGGCCGCCAGCCCCATGCCCTTGCCGCTGAAGTCGTGTGCCTGGGCGATGCGGTCCATGGCGTCGGCCAACTTCTCGACGATCCGTGTCGCAGCGCTGCAGTCGGCGGGCAGATCGAAGGCGCCTGCGGACTCGGCGAGGATGCCGGCGCCGTGCTGGACGACTCCGAGGTCTCGCATGCGCTGGCTGGGCTGCACCTCGATCACCGCAACTCTCCCTGGTTGTTGTCGGGTTCGGGCCTGGCCCGGAACTTCCATTCCAGACGGTAGCGGGCGTGGAGGGCGGGCGTTGAGGTGGACCAGGAGAAGATGCGGGTGGGCCCGTCGTCCAGGCGGTTGGGGGCAGTCCGCAGCGGGATCTGCTCGGCGGTCATGGAGGTCTCGGTGCCCCACACCATCGGGTCGAGCGCGACGGGGAAGGCGAGGGTGACTTCCAGGTGCTCGGTGGGCAGGCGCACCGCGCGCTGGAACCACCGCCCCCACTTGTAATCGCTGACCGAGTATGCGTACTCGATCCACACCGACTCGCCGGGGTAGAGGGGGAAGCGGCCCTGCTCGTTGTCGAACAGGAGCCAGATCTCCTTGAACGCGTCGCGGTCGTGCTTGGTCTCCCACGCCATCACCTCGCCCCGGCACGACGCGGTCAGGGCCAGCTCTTCCCACCGCAGAGGGTTCTCGCGGTAGTGGGCGTTGGAGCGCTCCGGCTCGCCCGGGTAGCGGTCGACGGAGATCCGGATCAGATAGCGGGTGACCGGCTCGATGCCGGTGTTGCGCAGCAGGCGGCGCATGGTGAGCCGGTACATCGCTCCGTCGTAGTCCAGGCGGGCCGTGTCGTGCTCGACCACCAGCGCGGAGCCCGTGGCGTACGGCTGCTCGGGCCGGTGCGGCACCGGCAGGACTGCGGGCTGGTGGGCGCGGGCCTTTGCCGTCTCGTACTCGCACCAGCGTTTCCAGATCGCCTTGCCCGCCTTCAGCGTCTCGTCCGCGCGGCGGGCGAAGTCCTCGGACGGCTTGGTCCGCCCGGCCTCCATGTGGCTGACGTAGGAGGGGGTGTAGCCCATGGCGGCGGCGAGCGCGTTCTTGGCCAGCCCCCTCACCTCCCGCCAGTAGGCGACCTCCGCCGCGAAGTACTCGATGGCCTGCTCGACGGTGATGTCGTCGTGGTGGGTGTCCATCAAAGTCCCTGCCCCGGATGCCGGTTGAGTGCATGAGTGAACTGCTGCGTGACCTCAGTTCACCATTCCGTCACGGTCCCTGACAGAGGTTTGCTTGCCTCAGCCGGACCCGTTCAACTCCCTGTCCGGATACGGCACCACCGTCCAACGTCCGCCCATCCCGGGCGGGCGGGGATGCGAGAAATGGAGGCCACGCTCATGGAGCACACCACCAACGAGGTCTACCAGGCGCCCGTCGTGCTGGACGCCGGTGAGGTCACCGCGGTGACGCTGGGCACCAACAGCTTCGACACCGCCGACGACACCGAGTACAAGAACGCCTGACCCGCGATCCGCCGGAGACGGGAGAGGAGGTCCTCGAACCGCCCCGGCACCAGGAGGCGCTGGTCCTGCCCGTTCCTTGCCTTCGGCACGGAAGACAAGGGGACCGGCGCCTTCGCCTTCTCACACAGACCACGCACGGGAGACGAGGGCAGCGATGCGGTGGAGTGCAGGATGGTACGGCGGCACCGGGCCCGAACGGCGGCCCGCCGCCGGCCGGGCGGTACCCGGCCTGGACACGACATGGACCAGCGGGTGGCCCGCGGCCCGGGTCCGCGCCACCGGCGACGGCCCGGTGGCGCTGGCGGTGATCGGAGAGTGCGGCGCCGACGAGACCCAGCTCCATCAAGCGCTGGGTCTCGTGCGGGCCAAAGGGTGGCGGGCGCTGACCCGCTGGCCCGGCTCGTACCTCGTCATCGCCCGCAGCGGCCCCACGCTGGCCGTGATCGGCGATCTTGCCGGGCAGCATCCGGTGTACCACCGCAACGAGGCAACTGGCACCTGGTGGGCGAGTGCAGCTTCCGCGCTCGCGGCGCTGGACGGGGCGCCCGTCGATGCCGCCGCGCTCGCCGCCCATCTGGCCTTCGGGCAACCCGACGTGCTCGCCACGCGGAGCCTGTTCCGCGACGTGCAGCGGGTGCCGGGCGGGCATCTACTGCTCGTCAGCCCGAAAGGGGCAACGGTCGAACGGTATGAGCCGGTCGCGTACGCACCCGTCGAGCTGCGCCAACAGGCCCCGGTGGTGCGCGCCGCGCTCACCGAGGCGGTCGCCGCCCGGATCGACGGCCGTCCCGTCAGCGCGGATCTCGCAGGACTGGACTCCACCACACTCGCCTGCCTGGCTGCCCAGCGCGGCAGAGTGACCGCGGTGACGTTCGCCGACCAACGGCTGCGTGACGACGACCTCACGTTCGCGGCCCGCACCAATCAAGCCATACCGGGCCTGGCCCACCACACGGTTCCCGGCGCGGTAGGCACCGTGTACTACGCCGGGCTGGACGACCCGGCGGCATCGCCGCTGACCGACGCCCCGAACGCCTACGTGGTCACCGCCTCCATCAAGCGAGCCGTCCTGGACACCGTCGCCGCGAACACCCCAGTCCCGGGGGTGCACTTCACCGGCGCGGCCGGGGACGCCGTCCTGTCCGCCCCCTCGTCCTACCTGGCGGATCTGCTGCGCGAGCGGCGCCACCGCCGGGCCTGGCAGCATGCCCTCGCCCACGCCCGGCTGCGGCGCACCTCTGCCTTCGCCGTCCTCGCCCGCGCCCGGCCCGCATCCAAGGTCGCCCTGGCCGAGGCATGGTGGCAGACGGCCGCCGACCTGCGACAGCCCGCCCGGGACTGGATTCCCCAGGCCCAGCGCCCACTCGCCTGGACGCCGTTGCTGGCCTCAGCGGACTGGATGACCCGCGATGTCCGCGCCGCTCTCGCCGACGCCGTCGACCGGGCGGCGGCTGCGCTGACCGACCCTCCGGCCCGGCTGGCAGACTGGTCCGACCGCCAGGACCTGGCCCGGGTCGGCGCGAACACAACCGGATGGCGTGCGCTCGCGCACGCCGAGTACGGCATCGACCTGGCCGCGCCGTTCCTGGACAACGAGGTGATCCGGGCCTGCCTCGAGGTCAGCGCCGACCAGCGTGGGGCGCCCGGGCAGTACAAGCCGCTACTGGAGGCGGCGTTCGAGGCCAGCGGCGTACTGCCCGGCTTCGTCCTGGCCCGCACCACGAAGGGCGGCTTCAACGCCCTCGCCTACGCCGGCTTGCGGGAACACGCCCCGGTCCTGACCGCCTTGCTCGGCCCGTCGTCACGGCTGGCCGCCCTCGGGCTGGTCACCCAGCAGCCCGTCGCGCAGGTTCTCGCGCGGGCCACGGCCGGGCAACCAACCGCCCAGGGCGCCCTGCACCTGGCGGTGGCCGCCGAGGTGTGGCTGCGCCAGCTCGCCGACACGCCCACAACGTGGTGGGAAGAGGTGAACCCGCATGTGGAGGCTGCGTGACGGGGCTCATCCGGTTCTCACCGAAGAGGGCGGTGCGATCCTCAACGAGCGCACCGGCCGCTGGTCCTACCTCACCCCGACCGCCTCGGCCGCGGTAATGCTCCTGCTCGCCTCCACCAGCGAGCAGCAGGCCGCCGACCGCTTCGCCGAGCGGTACGGCATTCCCTGCAAGCAGGCCACCGCCGACGTCCGCACCGTCGCGGACGCGCTCATCGCCCAGAGCCTCGCCCACGACGGGCCAGAACCGGCACAGCGGCCGCGCCGGAGGTGGCGAAGGTGACCAGTATGGAGGCGTACTCCACCGTCCGCACTGGCGCGTATCGCGAGCGGCTCGCCGCTGCGACCGGCCTCGCGCTCGCCCTGGCGCTGCTCCACCTGCCCTTCCGATACACCGTCGGCACCGCCCGCCTCGCCCGGCGCATCGGGCGCCGCCCACTCACCCACGAGCGGGCCCAAGCGCTGGTCGCCGCCGTACGGCACACCGCCCGCTGGTGGCCCGGCAGAGCCGCCTGCATGGAGACCTCGCTCGGCGCGGTCCTGGCTGCGGCCCTGCTCGGCCGCCGCCTCAACTGGTGCCTGGGCGCCCGCTTCGCGCCGCCTCCCACCGAGTACCACGCCTGGACCGAACTGCCCGCCGGAGACCCGGTCGGCGAATACACCGCGGCAGGGTGGCACCACCACAGCGCCCTGACGATCTGACCGGTCCGGCGCCCGCCGGGTGCGTGTCCCTCACCCGCCCGGAGCAGTTGAAGAACACGAGTGCCACCACCGCACCCCAAGGAGTAAAGCCGTGACCGCCGTCCCGCTGGCCGCCGAGACCGTCCCCGAGCGCCACTACACCCACCATGAAGGCCGCGGCGCCACAGTGCACCGCTCCAACCCCGTCGTAATCCACCGCGAGCTGACCACCCTCGATGTCCGGCCGGGGATGAACGTCGCGGAGTTCGGCACCGGCTCGGGCTACTCCGGCGGCCTACTGGCCGAGCTTGTCGGCCCAAGCGGCACGGTGACCAGCCTCGACATCGACCGCTACCTGAGTGTGTGGGCCAACCTCATCCACTTCGAGCGCGGCCTGGCCAACATCCGCTGCTTCACCGCCGACGGCACTGTCGGCTTCCCCGAACGGGCCCCGTACGACCGGATGGTGGCCTGGTGCACCCCGCCACTGCTGCCCAAGACCTGGGTGGACCAGACGGTCGACGGCGGACTGATCGTCGCCCCGCTGCCGATCGCCGCCGTGCCCAACATGACGGTGGTCGCCAAGATCCGTGTCATCGGCGGGCAGCCTGTGGTGGAGGCCGTGTTCACCGGCGGCTACATCGAGGCCACCACCTCACCCAAGGACAACCTCGATCTGCCGGGCCGCTGGGTGGACTGGGAGAACCGCATCCCCGCCCCGTCCTGGATCTCCATCGCCTGGCGCGAGCGCGACAACTGGCGGCACACCGGCGCCCGCACTGCCCTCAAACTGCTGCTCAAGAACGCGCACACCGAGCCGTACGACGGGCCCGAAGCCGACTGGCCCTCCTGGCGGACCTACGCGGCCGCCACCGGCGGCCCGCAGCTGACCATGGCCGGGCTCAGCCCCGACCTGTGGGCAATCGGGCACTCCACCCCGACCACGGCCGCCGTGCTCCAGCAGGACGCCACGATCATCGCCGACGCCCCCGACTCCCCGTCCCTCGCCGTGCTACGCGGCTGGCTGGAGGGATGGGAAAGCGCGGGGCGCCCGGCCCCCGAGACCTACACCCCGGCCCTCATCCGCGACGAAGACAGCCAGGCCATCAGCGGCTGGAACCTGCGCCTGACCCGGTGACCCGCGCCTGGGGCGCGGACCGGGGGCCTCCAAGCCAGTCGGCTTGGAGGCCCCCGCTGGATCAATCGTTGCTACCGGCGGCATCGTCGAGGTCAACGACACGGGTCGCGCAGCGGGCGCAGGCCGCCCGCCGGCCCTCGGTGTACATCAACGTGATGGCGTACACCGCTGCTGGTGCGAGGACGGAACGGCCAGAAGAATCGCGGGCGCCCCCTTGCGTGCGCAATCTGGACACCTTCTTGGAAAGGGAGCCCGCGGTTTCCGGGGCCTATGAATTCCCCCGGGCCGTACCGCCGCCGGGAGATAGACGGGTAGCGTCGGTAGGAGCGACGAGGAGGTCATCGTGACAGCACAGCCCGACCACCGGCCCGGCTTCACCCCGCCCATGGGCACCTTCGCCGAGCTGCGCGCGGCGCTGGCGGCAGGGGGCTTCCCCGGAGACCGCGACGCATTCGAGGAGGAGCTCGACGCCACCGATCTCGACGACCTCACCAAGGTCCGGGAGATCACCCAGGCGTACCGGCACAGGGTCCTGCTCCGCTACGACGCCCAGGGCATGGCTGCGCTCGCCCGCTCGACCGACGACGTCGAGAACGAACTCCGCAGCAAGCTGCGCGAGGCCGGCGACGCCCGGTGACCCACGCGTTCTACTCCGACGCCGCCGAGAAGATCCGTGCCGAGCTCAGCCGGACTGAGCAGGCCGCTGTCGAATCCGTACGCCGCGCGCTCGAAGACGACCCCGACCCCGAGCACACCCGCGGCCTTCCCGACACCGACCCACACAGCGAGTCATACGTCATCGAGCTGGTGCCTGAGCAGACCGGCGGGCGCGGCATCAGCGTTGTGTACCGATACGTGCAGAACTTGGACGCTTGCCTGATCCTCTGGCTGATCGCGGGGCCGTAGATGCATATCGCGGTCACGCCTCGCCAGCTTGACGCGGTCGACGTTGTTGTACATGCCCGTCCCCGGCTCGACAGCAGACACGGGCGTCGCCTCGCCGCCGAAGGCCCGCCAGCAGACCGCTTCGATCTCCTCGGCAGACAGCGACTGCTGAAGCACCCCGAGACGCGCTCAACCGGTCGGAAACCCATGCTCCATCCTCCGCGCCGAGCTCACGGTCAGCGGGGTGCGTAGAGATGGCCGGTTCCGCGAAGCCGTGGGGCTTCGCGGGGGAGTGGTGGCTAGCCGCTCCGTACCGGCCATCGTGCGGTCCCTGGCCCGCCGGGAGTTCGTCGTTCCCTCTAGCCAGAGGCCGCGGTCTTACCGTATCCCGGGCCGGGCCGCGGGGAGGGGCGGTGCGGTCAGGAAGCCGAGGAGCGGCGTTCGGCCAGTTCCTCGAGGCGGGTGCGTCTCCAGCGCTGCTGGCGCGGGCGGCCTGCGCTGCCGCGCCGGTACTCGAATCCGTCGGGCTGCTCGAGGTCGGGCAGGAGACCGTGGGCGAGCGCGCTGAGGAAACTGTCGGCGTTGCTGTAGCCGAGGATGCGGGCGGCTTCGGCGGCGCCGGCCAGGTCCTCGTTCTCGTCCCGGCCGACCTGGGGCAGGACGCCGCGTTCGCGGGCGGCGGCCAGGACGGTGGACCTGCGCCACTTCTTGCGGGCCCCGCCGCGTCGGCCTTCCTCCCGCTGCAGGGTGTCCGGCTCCGGCAGCTGGGGGATGCGCCCCTGGGAGAGGGCACTGGAGAAGGAGGCGGCGCTGCCGTAGCCGAGGAGGCTGGCGACCTCGGCCGTGCCGAGGAGTTCGTCGGGGTCTCCCTCAACGGGCACGTAGGGCAGGGCGGCGGCGGGGGCGGGGCCGCGCCGGCCCTTGCCCGGGCGGCTGGTGGCCCAGGCGACGATCGTGCCGCGGCGCCACAGCGGGGTGTCGATGTCTTCGTCGGGCTCGGGGAAGTAGCCGGGCCGGTCGCGGAAGTAGGCGTCGATGGTGGAGGTGCGGGTGTAGCCCAGGACTGCGGCCACCTCGCGCTTGGTCAGCAGCTCGTCCTGGTCGGCTTCGAGGACCGCGGTGGGCAGGGCGCGCTTCTTCGGGGCGCGCTGGGCGAAGAACGCAGCGACCTCGGCGTGGTGCCAGAACTTCTTGCGGCCCTCGCTGTGCGCGAACGCAGGGAAGCCGCTGTCCGGGTTGTTACTCCACTCGCTGATCCGGGACTTGCTCGTGCCGAACTCGGACACGATCTGCGCGGTGTCCACGAGCTGCTCGGCGGGAGACATGGGGCCCCTTTTAGCAAGGATCGGGTGGTGCCGGCGCCCGGTCGAGCGCAACAGGTTCGATAATGCCAAAGTTGGTGTTTCGTGTCCAGCTCAGCGCGGGACCAGTTACAGAATTTCCTCGCCGACGAGACTGACTCCGAAGAGCGCGGCGCGCTCTTCGAGCTCCGTGTAGGCGAGGGCGGCCGGAGTGGCATCCCAGGTTGCGAATGAGAGCGCGGAGAGCGTCTCTTCGCGGGTCATGTCCGTCTCCCACAACCCTGTGCCTGCGGCGGCGCACCGGCGGGCCAGCTCGGCGTCGGACACGGAGGCGCTCTGTCGGGTAACACCGGTTTGGACATCGGCGAGGCCGGCGCACCAGGCCCGGTGGCCCGCGCGCAGCAACGCGCGCAGCGTGTCCGGGTTGCCCACGCGCTGGGCCCGGGCAGCGAGATCCAGCAGCAGGGCGGTGGTGTTCGTCTCCATAGTCCCCTCCCTATCTTCACGATAGCCGCGTCTGGTGCAGTAGCTGAACCTGGTGCACGGTGCGGACATCAGTGGTGGGCGGTACAGCCGTCGCACAGCGCGCGC includes:
- a CDS encoding peptide deformylase, which produces MIEVQPSQRMRDLGVVQHGAGILAESAGAFDLPADCSAATRIVEKLADAMDRIAQAHDFSGKGMGLAAPQIGIARAAAAVRPAPGGAEPIVLLNPCIIAASEEMDEQYEGCLSFFDVRGMVPRPLRITVESTALDGAIVTTVYERGLARLIHHEIDHLDGLLYTARMRTGVQPIPVEEYRQTGRAWAYEQ
- a CDS encoding helix-turn-helix domain-containing protein — its product is MDTHHDDITVEQAIEYFAAEVAYWREVRGLAKNALAAAMGYTPSYVSHMEAGRTKPSEDFARRADETLKAGKAIWKRWCEYETAKARAHQPAVLPVPHRPEQPYATGSALVVEHDTARLDYDGAMYRLTMRRLLRNTGIEPVTRYLIRISVDRYPGEPERSNAHYRENPLRWEELALTASCRGEVMAWETKHDRDAFKEIWLLFDNEQGRFPLYPGESVWIEYAYSVSDYKWGRWFQRAVRLPTEHLEVTLAFPVALDPMVWGTETSMTAEQIPLRTAPNRLDDGPTRIFSWSTSTPALHARYRLEWKFRARPEPDNNQGELR
- a CDS encoding lasso RiPP family leader peptide-containing protein — translated: MEATLMEHTTNEVYQAPVVLDAGEVTAVTLGTNSFDTADDTEYKNA
- a CDS encoding albusnodin/ikarugamycin family macrolactam cyclase gives rise to the protein MRWSAGWYGGTGPERRPAAGRAVPGLDTTWTSGWPAARVRATGDGPVALAVIGECGADETQLHQALGLVRAKGWRALTRWPGSYLVIARSGPTLAVIGDLAGQHPVYHRNEATGTWWASAASALAALDGAPVDAAALAAHLAFGQPDVLATRSLFRDVQRVPGGHLLLVSPKGATVERYEPVAYAPVELRQQAPVVRAALTEAVAARIDGRPVSADLAGLDSTTLACLAAQRGRVTAVTFADQRLRDDDLTFAARTNQAIPGLAHHTVPGAVGTVYYAGLDDPAASPLTDAPNAYVVTASIKRAVLDTVAANTPVPGVHFTGAAGDAVLSAPSSYLADLLRERRHRRAWQHALAHARLRRTSAFAVLARARPASKVALAEAWWQTAADLRQPARDWIPQAQRPLAWTPLLASADWMTRDVRAALADAVDRAAAALTDPPARLADWSDRQDLARVGANTTGWRALAHAEYGIDLAAPFLDNEVIRACLEVSADQRGAPGQYKPLLEAAFEASGVLPGFVLARTTKGGFNALAYAGLREHAPVLTALLGPSSRLAALGLVTQQPVAQVLARATAGQPTAQGALHLAVAAEVWLRQLADTPTTWWEEVNPHVEAA
- a CDS encoding PqqD family protein, which produces MWRLRDGAHPVLTEEGGAILNERTGRWSYLTPTASAAVMLLLASTSEQQAADRFAERYGIPCKQATADVRTVADALIAQSLAHDGPEPAQRPRRRWRR
- a CDS encoding lasso peptide biosynthesis B2 protein, whose protein sequence is MEAYSTVRTGAYRERLAAATGLALALALLHLPFRYTVGTARLARRIGRRPLTHERAQALVAAVRHTARWWPGRAACMETSLGAVLAAALLGRRLNWCLGARFAPPPTEYHAWTELPAGDPVGEYTAAGWHHHSALTI
- a CDS encoding protein-L-isoaspartate O-methyltransferase, producing MTAVPLAAETVPERHYTHHEGRGATVHRSNPVVIHRELTTLDVRPGMNVAEFGTGSGYSGGLLAELVGPSGTVTSLDIDRYLSVWANLIHFERGLANIRCFTADGTVGFPERAPYDRMVAWCTPPLLPKTWVDQTVDGGLIVAPLPIAAVPNMTVVAKIRVIGGQPVVEAVFTGGYIEATTSPKDNLDLPGRWVDWENRIPAPSWISIAWRERDNWRHTGARTALKLLLKNAHTEPYDGPEADWPSWRTYAAATGGPQLTMAGLSPDLWAIGHSTPTTAAVLQQDATIIADAPDSPSLAVLRGWLEGWESAGRPAPETYTPALIRDEDSQAISGWNLRLTR